TTTTCCCCCACCAGCGCCATCACGCGTCCGGCGTAGACATTCAGCGTCGCGCCGGAAAGCGCCTTAACGCCGGGGAAGGATTTATCAATGCCTTTGAGCTGGAGTAAAGGTTCCATGGCGGCCTCAGAACGTGACGCCGGCACAGAGAATGATATTCGCATACGGGGAACACTCCCCGCTGCGAATGACCGCCTGACTGTCTGCGGTTTTTAGTTTGAACTGTTCATGTGAAACATAGTGAACAGTGATGGTGTTCCCCTGGTGCTGCTGCAGCCGCTCGATCTGCCCGAGCAACGTTTCGTGGAGTTGCGGATTATGCTGTTTAATCTCTTCTGCGAGGATCGCCGCTTCAACCTGCATTTCTCGCGTGACGACATCAACCACCTGTAAGAATCCCGGCACGCCCTGGGTCAGCGCGAGATCGATACGTTCAGTCGTGGACGGAATCGGCAGCCCGGCGTCGCATACCACAACGGTATCCGTGTGGCCAAGACGCGAGATGACGGATGAAATGCCGGAATGAAGAACGGTGCCTTTTTTCATTTTTTGCTCCATCAGCGAAACGTTTCGCTAACAGGGAGTGTATCCGGCGGAAAGAACAATAAACAAACACCACGTTGCGAAACTGTGATCGCCATCGAAACGTTTCGCTTAAGGAAAAACTGAGAGAAAAAAGAGTGCGCGCCCATCAACAAAAAACGCCTCCCGGAGTACGGAAGGCGTTTCGCTTAAGGATTAAATCTCAACCTGTGTTCCCAACTCGATAACGCGGTTTGGCGGGATCTCAAACTGGTCTGGCGCGCGTAAGGCGTTGCGCTGTAAAAGCAGGAACAGCTTACCGCGCAGGCGTAAATACCAGGGCCGTTTATCACCGATAATGAGCGACTCGTGCGACATAAAGAAAGAGGTCTCCATCATCCGGCAGCTTAAGCCCTCAAGCCCACAGCGGTGGAAGATCTCTTCCACGTTCGGCGTTTCGCGCCAGCCGTAGCTCGCCACCACGCGCCAGAACGTCGGCGACAGCTGTTCGAGCGTCACGCGCTTCACATTATGGACGTAAGGCGCGTCTTCGGTGCGC
The genomic region above belongs to Cronobacter malonaticus LMG 23826 and contains:
- the rbsD gene encoding D-ribose pyranase codes for the protein MKKGTVLHSGISSVISRLGHTDTVVVCDAGLPIPSTTERIDLALTQGVPGFLQVVDVVTREMQVEAAILAEEIKQHNPQLHETLLGQIERLQQHQGNTITVHYVSHEQFKLKTADSQAVIRSGECSPYANIILCAGVTF